In the genome of Deinococcus deserti VCD115, one region contains:
- a CDS encoding exonuclease SbcCD subunit D, with product MRVLHTADFHAGRNLRGFDRTPEVHEALNEIAALAKSERVDAVLVSGDLFDTGNPSADAEHAVFDFFLRLRDAGVPGVVIAGNHDSAARLDSVTGLLGWVGIQAVAQPTANPVQMVRHVETRSGETLTVGALPYLSERRLVKAADLLGGDTGAWRQKYREGMGFFLRRLGEGFRPGSVNMLMMHATLDGAVPSGSERTIQFDLTNQYTLSGLQLPAGAQYVALGHIHKPQTVSDAPLACYPGSVIQLDFGEGGEKKQINLVEVSPGRPAQVHPVPLASGRELRTVRVDLENVEARLEALKDFPGLLKVVVRAPAGTALPGLKDRVLRVAPNTLAVDLDAAQEDLLVPDLRREGLSLLDLYERYHQERRGELPDDLRAAFRQADEAARTEEEVL from the coding sequence ATGCGCGTACTTCACACCGCGGATTTCCATGCGGGACGGAACCTGCGGGGCTTTGACCGGACGCCGGAAGTTCATGAAGCCCTGAACGAGATTGCCGCCCTGGCCAAATCCGAGCGGGTGGACGCAGTGCTCGTTTCGGGTGATCTGTTCGATACCGGCAACCCTTCAGCTGATGCCGAGCACGCTGTATTCGACTTTTTCCTGCGGCTGCGCGACGCCGGTGTCCCTGGTGTGGTGATTGCCGGCAACCATGACAGCGCCGCGCGGCTCGACAGCGTGACGGGGCTGCTGGGCTGGGTCGGGATTCAGGCGGTCGCCCAGCCCACTGCCAACCCGGTGCAGATGGTCCGGCATGTCGAAACCCGCAGCGGCGAGACCCTGACCGTGGGAGCGCTGCCTTACCTGTCCGAGCGGAGGCTGGTCAAGGCGGCTGACCTGCTGGGAGGCGACACCGGTGCCTGGCGTCAGAAGTACCGCGAGGGCATGGGTTTTTTCCTGCGCCGCCTGGGTGAGGGTTTCCGTCCGGGCAGCGTGAACATGCTGATGATGCACGCCACGCTGGACGGCGCGGTGCCCAGCGGCAGTGAACGGACCATTCAGTTCGACCTGACCAACCAGTACACCCTGTCCGGGCTGCAGTTGCCGGCAGGTGCGCAGTACGTGGCGCTGGGTCACATCCATAAGCCGCAGACTGTTTCCGACGCGCCCCTGGCGTGCTACCCCGGCAGTGTCATTCAGCTGGACTTCGGTGAGGGCGGCGAAAAGAAGCAGATCAACCTGGTCGAGGTCTCGCCCGGGCGGCCCGCGCAGGTGCATCCGGTTCCGCTGGCCAGCGGACGGGAACTGCGGACCGTGCGGGTGGACCTGGAGAATGTCGAGGCGCGGCTGGAGGCCCTCAAGGATTTTCCAGGCCTGCTGAAGGTAGTGGTGCGCGCTCCGGCCGGCACCGCGCTGCCGGGCCTGAAGGACCGGGTGCTGCGGGTGGCGCCCAACACGCTGGCAGTGGACCTTGACGCTGCCCAGGAGGATCTGCTGGTGCCGGACCTCCGGCGCGAAGGCCTGAGCCTGCTGGACCTGTACGAGCGTTACCACCAGGAACGGCGCGGTGAGCTTCCCGACGACCTGCGCGCCGCCTTCCGGCAGGCTGACGAGGCCGCCCGCACTGAGGAAGAGGTGCTATGA
- a CDS encoding alkaline phosphatase family protein: MPAVRPELAPDYHGGSILNLVTTLSGHFGVLSAHAEFDTPLPLAGVETIILLVVDGLGLEQLQKAVHQGVTPNVARLIGEHGLSSATSVFPSTTMAALTTLHTGCAPAEHGYLGLSVWLEELGQAVNLIRMHDVADRQPVTGASFLAAVPSIYQQISGLGVPCAVVMPEEYEQSFLTRWCCAGASYVGYPFQSTAASLTAQLVRNEEARYVMVYLPDYDSTCHTFGPSSEQAADELAAIDLTVGRLLDALPDNGRTLLVVTADHGQVDQSVQGVIPVVQSEQFRELLLSPMAGEERAAYFRVDPQRMQEATDLLAPYAAVFEADEAWEAGLFGPGADSPFRSRTGNLIAVANQGLALARRRSGTSQRGLHGGWSEAEMRVPVLAIRR; the protein is encoded by the coding sequence ATGCCCGCCGTGCGTCCTGAACTGGCTCCCGATTACCACGGAGGCAGCATCCTCAACCTCGTCACGACCCTGAGCGGCCACTTCGGCGTTCTTAGCGCCCATGCGGAGTTTGACACGCCACTTCCCCTGGCGGGAGTGGAGACGATCATTCTGCTTGTCGTTGATGGCCTGGGACTTGAGCAGTTGCAGAAGGCCGTTCACCAGGGCGTTACTCCAAATGTTGCACGTCTGATCGGCGAGCATGGACTCAGCAGTGCAACCAGTGTCTTTCCCTCAACCACGATGGCAGCGCTGACCACCCTGCACACCGGGTGCGCTCCGGCAGAACACGGATACCTGGGGCTTTCCGTGTGGCTTGAGGAGCTCGGTCAGGCCGTGAACCTGATCCGGATGCACGATGTTGCTGACCGGCAGCCTGTCACCGGAGCGTCGTTTCTGGCCGCTGTGCCTTCCATCTATCAGCAGATCTCAGGGCTTGGCGTTCCCTGTGCAGTGGTGATGCCTGAGGAGTACGAGCAGAGCTTCCTGACCCGGTGGTGCTGCGCTGGAGCGTCCTACGTAGGGTATCCATTCCAGAGCACGGCCGCCAGCCTGACCGCGCAGCTTGTCCGAAATGAGGAAGCCCGCTACGTCATGGTCTACCTGCCTGACTATGATTCCACCTGCCATACCTTCGGGCCGTCAAGCGAGCAGGCGGCCGATGAGCTTGCCGCAATCGATCTGACCGTGGGCCGTCTGCTGGACGCCCTGCCGGACAACGGCAGGACCCTGCTGGTCGTGACCGCGGATCATGGACAGGTCGATCAGAGTGTGCAGGGGGTCATTCCCGTTGTTCAGTCCGAGCAGTTCCGGGAGTTGTTGCTGTCCCCAATGGCAGGAGAGGAGCGCGCAGCCTATTTCCGGGTTGACCCTCAGCGAATGCAGGAGGCGACTGACCTGCTGGCCCCTTACGCGGCGGTGTTTGAGGCCGATGAAGCCTGGGAAGCCGGTCTGTTCGGCCCAGGTGCAGATTCACCCTTCAGGTCAAGAACCGGCAACCTGATTGCGGTGGCCAACCAGGGGCTGGCTCTGGCGCGGCGCAGGAGTGGCACTTCACAGCGTGGGCTGCACGGTGGCTGGTCCGAGGCCGAGATGCGGGTTCCAGTCCTGGCCATCCGGAGATAG
- a CDS encoding GNAT family N-acetyltransferase yields the protein MTTYRLLLRPFGEADAADVFTLLSSPEVAAGMLSIPFPYPPDLARTWIRSRRAAAEEGRAFSWAITLADTSELLGSVTLTPEPGQSRAELGYWLGVPYWGRGYASEAVPAALNFGFGTLALHRIQATVFPRNPASARVLEKAGFRREGLLRGDAKKGGTFEDLILFARLRSDQDELSRLP from the coding sequence ATGACTACCTACCGCCTGTTGCTCCGGCCTTTCGGTGAGGCAGACGCAGCAGACGTGTTTACGCTGCTCAGTTCTCCGGAGGTAGCAGCAGGGATGCTGTCCATTCCGTTTCCTTATCCGCCTGATTTGGCCAGAACCTGGATCCGCTCCCGTCGTGCTGCCGCCGAAGAAGGCAGGGCCTTTTCCTGGGCGATCACGCTTGCAGACACTTCCGAGCTGCTGGGGAGCGTGACCCTCACGCCTGAACCGGGCCAGTCCAGGGCTGAACTCGGGTACTGGTTGGGCGTGCCGTACTGGGGGCGCGGCTACGCCTCGGAGGCGGTACCTGCCGCCCTGAACTTCGGCTTCGGTACTCTGGCGCTGCACCGCATTCAGGCCACCGTCTTTCCACGGAACCCAGCCTCGGCACGCGTGCTGGAAAAAGCAGGATTCAGGCGCGAGGGCCTGCTGCGAGGCGACGCGAAAAAAGGCGGCACCTTCGAGGACCTTATTCTTTTCGCACGGCTTCGTTCGGACCAGGACGAACTGAGCAGATTGCCATGA
- a CDS encoding ATP-dependent RecD-like DNA helicase — MSHALPNEPFRVTGGVNKVRFRAESGFTVMTARLRNNDGEDPDATVIGMMPPLDAGDSFSADVLMEEHREYGYQYRVLNLVLEATPADLTEAGVAAYLEARVGGVGKVLAGRIAKAFGPATFDLLETEPDKLLQVPGVTASTLHKMVQSWSQQGLERRLLAGLQGLGLTISQAQRAVKHFGEAALERLTADLFALTEVEGIGFLTADKLWQSQGGALDDARRLTAAAVYALQQAAQQGGHSYLPRSRAERGVAHYTRVTQAQAQMAVDTAVELGRLSDDTPPLLDTQDPLHDGTRIYLPHVLRAEKKLAGLIRTLLATPPSGEWSVPAGASKGLSEEQAQILDLLEDHRLVVLTGGPGTGKSTTTRAVADLAERLGLEVGLCAPTGKAARRLGEVTGRTASTIHRLLGYGPAGFRHNHLEPAPYDLLIVDEVSMCGDGLMLSLLAAVPPGSRVLLVGDTDQLPPVDAGLPLHALTHAAPTVRLTQVYRQAAENPIIRAAHGLLQGQAPAWGDPRLNLIETEPDGGARRVALTVRELGGPTQVQVLTPMRKGPLGVEMLNHQLQSLFNPGQGGVRIGDSEARAGDVVVQTKNDYTNEIFNGTLGTVLKAEGGRLTVDFDGNIVDLAGAELFNLQLGYALTVHRAQGSEWGTVLGVLHEAHMPMLSRNLVYTALTRARERFYAVGSATSWQKAAVRQREERNTALLERIKAR; from the coding sequence ATGTCACACGCCCTCCCCAATGAACCGTTCCGGGTGACCGGGGGCGTCAATAAGGTGCGTTTCCGCGCCGAAAGCGGCTTTACCGTCATGACCGCCCGGCTGCGCAACAACGACGGCGAGGACCCGGACGCCACCGTGATCGGCATGATGCCTCCGCTGGACGCCGGGGACAGCTTCAGCGCTGACGTGCTGATGGAAGAGCACCGCGAGTACGGCTACCAGTACCGCGTACTGAATCTGGTGCTGGAGGCCACCCCGGCCGATCTGACTGAAGCTGGCGTTGCCGCGTATCTGGAAGCGCGGGTCGGCGGCGTGGGCAAGGTCCTGGCAGGACGCATTGCCAAGGCCTTTGGACCCGCGACCTTCGATCTGCTGGAAACCGAGCCGGACAAGCTGCTTCAGGTGCCTGGAGTCACCGCGTCCACCCTGCACAAGATGGTGCAGAGCTGGTCGCAGCAGGGCCTGGAACGCCGGCTCCTGGCCGGTCTCCAGGGCCTGGGGCTGACCATCTCACAGGCCCAGCGGGCCGTCAAGCATTTTGGAGAAGCCGCACTCGAACGCCTGACTGCCGATCTTTTCGCACTCACGGAAGTCGAGGGCATCGGGTTCCTCACGGCCGACAAGCTGTGGCAGTCGCAAGGCGGCGCACTCGATGATGCCAGACGGCTGACCGCTGCGGCCGTGTACGCCCTGCAGCAGGCAGCGCAACAGGGTGGACACTCCTATCTGCCGCGCAGCCGGGCCGAGCGGGGCGTGGCCCACTACACGCGGGTAACGCAGGCGCAGGCCCAGATGGCCGTCGACACTGCCGTGGAACTCGGGCGCCTCAGTGACGACACGCCGCCTCTGCTGGACACCCAGGACCCTCTGCACGACGGCACACGTATCTATCTGCCGCACGTCCTGCGGGCCGAGAAGAAACTGGCTGGGCTGATCCGCACCCTGCTGGCCACGCCGCCCAGCGGCGAGTGGAGCGTGCCGGCGGGCGCCTCCAAAGGGCTCTCGGAGGAGCAGGCCCAGATTCTCGACCTGCTTGAAGATCACCGTCTGGTGGTGCTGACTGGCGGCCCAGGAACCGGGAAAAGCACGACGACCCGCGCCGTTGCCGACCTGGCCGAGCGTCTTGGGCTGGAAGTCGGGCTGTGCGCCCCGACCGGCAAGGCAGCCCGGCGTCTGGGTGAGGTGACCGGCCGCACCGCCAGTACGATTCACCGGTTACTGGGTTACGGCCCGGCCGGCTTCCGGCACAACCACCTGGAACCGGCCCCCTACGACCTGCTGATCGTGGACGAGGTCAGCATGTGCGGCGACGGCCTGATGCTCTCGCTGCTCGCAGCCGTCCCGCCCGGCTCGCGGGTGCTGCTGGTGGGCGATACCGATCAGCTGCCCCCGGTAGACGCCGGGCTGCCGCTTCACGCGCTGACACACGCGGCACCGACCGTCCGGCTCACGCAGGTGTACCGGCAGGCCGCCGAGAACCCCATCATCCGTGCGGCGCACGGCCTGCTCCAGGGGCAGGCCCCGGCCTGGGGCGACCCGCGCCTGAATCTGATCGAAACGGAGCCGGACGGCGGCGCGCGGCGCGTGGCCCTGACGGTGCGTGAACTCGGTGGCCCCACCCAGGTTCAGGTGCTGACCCCCATGCGCAAAGGACCGCTGGGGGTGGAGATGCTCAACCATCAGTTGCAGAGCCTGTTCAATCCCGGCCAGGGTGGCGTGCGGATCGGCGACAGCGAGGCACGGGCCGGTGATGTGGTCGTGCAGACCAAGAACGACTACACCAACGAGATCTTCAACGGCACACTAGGCACCGTACTCAAGGCCGAAGGCGGGCGACTCACGGTGGACTTTGATGGCAATATCGTGGACCTGGCCGGGGCTGAGCTGTTCAACCTCCAGCTGGGCTACGCCCTGACGGTGCACCGGGCTCAGGGCAGCGAATGGGGCACCGTACTGGGCGTGCTGCACGAGGCTCACATGCCCATGCTGTCGCGCAATCTGGTGTACACCGCCCTGACCCGCGCCCGCGAGCGCTTCTACGCGGTGGGCTCAGCGACCTCCTGGCAGAAGGCGGCCGTACGTCAGCGCGAAGAGCGCAACACGGCCTTGCTGGAGCGGATCAAGGCCAGATAG
- a CDS encoding S8 family serine peptidase, with the protein MKNKKLHAITLSATMILAACGQQANGPQAQQGAAPANSGKISSLSKGGKKRIVEPAPTTPTPMSACTALYSTPAANATTTNAVIDPSINYDGSVGTLILSFNFDDAVTPAVDFITSKLGIKLGDGLGAFGELPMVAVKAPITRELVSTLQSNLQQYGLLSIYQDRPLEYFLDESVAYIKGDVARTAFKTTGKGVGVAVIDSGVDGTHGDFPNMKKNVKIVAPIVAPGLSGALYVDTPNSDLTSGHGTHVASTIAGSGQMSAGGKYKGVAPGATLVGVGAGDAISILYALQGFDFVFKPDVRETYNVRIISNSWGTSGSQFAPYNPISIASKRAYDFGMIVNFAAGNSGPNNNTLNPYSASPCVISVGAGHAKNTMNVANPRLRKGVPGELASFSSRGIPGDQFHYPDIVLPGVNIVAARATSGPIVDPYLGKNGTTPEPMYSSISGTSMATPHMSGVAALMLEVNPSLNLDGVLEAVTSTANPMFTVSGTIRQLEKHEVGAGYANAYAAVEKAASTAGTRTTVQTSPLTSWTGTVGTTVDGTPVASEHNHDVVVPAGASAVKIKTDWGNPAYDLDLYVYDGAGNTIASSAAGASISEEVVIPNPVAGTYRVQLKGWLNPQTSYKGTAEIDNIVPVQ; encoded by the coding sequence ATGAAGAACAAGAAACTTCACGCCATTACACTTTCCGCCACCATGATCCTCGCTGCGTGCGGACAGCAGGCCAATGGTCCTCAGGCGCAACAGGGCGCTGCCCCTGCCAACTCCGGCAAGATCAGCAGCCTGTCCAAGGGGGGCAAGAAGAGGATTGTTGAACCAGCTCCCACCACACCCACCCCGATGAGCGCCTGCACCGCGCTGTACTCGACCCCCGCAGCCAATGCCACGACCACCAACGCCGTGATTGATCCCAGCATCAACTACGACGGCTCGGTCGGCACCCTGATCCTGTCGTTCAACTTCGACGACGCCGTGACGCCGGCAGTGGATTTCATCACCAGCAAGCTGGGCATCAAACTGGGTGACGGTCTGGGTGCCTTCGGTGAACTGCCTATGGTCGCCGTCAAGGCCCCCATTACCCGCGAACTGGTCAGCACCCTGCAGAGCAACCTGCAGCAGTACGGCCTGCTCTCGATCTACCAGGACCGCCCCCTGGAGTACTTCCTGGACGAGAGCGTCGCGTACATCAAGGGTGACGTCGCCCGCACCGCGTTCAAGACTACCGGTAAGGGTGTCGGCGTGGCCGTGATCGACTCTGGCGTGGACGGCACCCACGGCGACTTCCCCAACATGAAGAAGAACGTCAAGATCGTCGCGCCAATCGTTGCTCCTGGCCTGAGTGGCGCACTGTATGTGGATACGCCGAACTCTGACCTGACCAGCGGCCACGGCACCCACGTCGCCAGCACCATCGCCGGCAGTGGTCAGATGTCCGCTGGCGGCAAGTACAAGGGTGTGGCCCCTGGTGCGACCCTGGTCGGCGTGGGTGCGGGTGACGCGATCAGCATCCTGTACGCGCTGCAGGGCTTTGACTTTGTATTCAAGCCTGACGTGCGCGAAACCTATAACGTGCGGATCATCAGCAACTCGTGGGGCACTTCAGGCAGCCAGTTCGCGCCCTACAACCCCATCAGCATCGCTTCCAAGCGCGCCTACGACTTCGGCATGATCGTCAACTTCGCTGCCGGCAATAGCGGCCCGAACAACAACACGCTCAACCCCTACAGTGCCAGCCCCTGTGTGATCTCGGTCGGCGCCGGCCACGCCAAGAACACCATGAACGTGGCCAACCCCCGCCTGCGTAAGGGCGTCCCCGGAGAACTGGCGAGCTTTTCCAGCCGCGGTATCCCCGGTGACCAGTTCCACTACCCCGACATCGTGCTGCCCGGCGTGAACATTGTGGCGGCCCGCGCGACCAGCGGCCCGATTGTTGACCCCTACCTGGGTAAAAACGGCACAACGCCCGAGCCGATGTACTCCTCGATCTCCGGGACCAGCATGGCCACCCCCCACATGAGTGGTGTTGCAGCCCTGATGCTCGAAGTCAACCCCAGCCTCAACCTCGACGGCGTCTTGGAGGCAGTAACCAGCACTGCCAATCCTATGTTCACCGTGAGCGGCACGATCCGTCAGCTTGAGAAGCACGAGGTCGGTGCAGGGTACGCCAACGCCTACGCAGCCGTCGAGAAGGCCGCCAGCACCGCCGGCACCCGCACCACCGTTCAGACCTCTCCTCTGACCAGCTGGACGGGCACGGTCGGTACGACTGTGGACGGCACGCCCGTCGCCTCCGAGCACAACCATGACGTTGTGGTGCCCGCCGGCGCCTCGGCCGTGAAGATCAAGACCGACTGGGGCAACCCCGCCTACGATCTGGACCTGTACGTCTACGACGGTGCCGGTAACACGATCGCCTCCAGCGCCGCAGGTGCAAGCATCTCCGAGGAAGTCGTGATCCCCAACCCGGTTGCCGGAACCTACCGCGTGCAGCTTAAGGGCTGGCTCAACCCCCAGACCAGCTACAAGGGCACTGCTGAGATCGACAATATCGTTCCCGTCCAGTAA
- a CDS encoding CTP synthase yields the protein MKYIFVTGGVVSSLGKGVASASLGALLRARGYKVTAVKIDPYINIDAGTMRPYEHGEVFVTASGAETDLDIGNYERFLDLDIPAGSNITTGQVYQEVIRKERAGDYLSQTVQVIPHVTDEIKRRIRVAGETAGAEIVLIEVGGTVGDIESLPFLEAIRQFKFDEGDENVLFLHLTLVPYLGTSNEFKTKPTQHSVATLRSVGISPDIVMVRSKTKLPPEITRKIALFTSVRENRVFSSYDVGHVYEVPLALEEQGLGKVVEDLLGLERTMPNLGVWTNAVRTIKQPTREVTIAIAGKYTEMPDAYLSLMESLTHAGIANDARVNIRWVNAEELTESGEGGLATQLGNADGILVPGGFGIRGIEGKIKAAEYARTRGVPYLGICLGMQIAVIEYARHVAGLEGANSAEFDEYAPHKVIDLMPEQLEVGGKGGTMRLGDWPMDLRGGTTIAELYGVPQGGTVKERHRHRYEVNPAYTEQLQDAGLTISGVTPGVAGRGAGLVESVEIAGHPFFVALQAHPEFKSRPMRPSPPFAGFVKAALRGQSSDEQGTEATTASV from the coding sequence ATGAAATACATCTTTGTTACGGGCGGCGTTGTCAGCAGCCTTGGAAAGGGCGTGGCCAGCGCCAGCCTGGGCGCCCTGCTGCGGGCGCGCGGCTATAAAGTCACGGCCGTCAAAATCGACCCCTACATCAATATCGACGCAGGCACCATGCGTCCCTACGAGCACGGCGAGGTCTTCGTGACCGCCTCGGGCGCCGAGACCGACCTGGACATCGGCAACTACGAGCGCTTCCTCGATCTGGACATCCCGGCAGGCAGCAACATCACCACCGGGCAGGTGTACCAGGAAGTGATCCGCAAGGAACGCGCCGGCGATTACCTGTCGCAAACGGTGCAGGTCATTCCACACGTGACGGACGAGATCAAGCGCCGCATCCGGGTGGCAGGTGAAACAGCCGGCGCCGAGATCGTGCTGATCGAGGTCGGCGGCACGGTGGGCGATATCGAGTCGCTGCCGTTCCTGGAAGCTATCCGTCAGTTCAAGTTCGACGAGGGCGACGAGAACGTGCTGTTCCTGCACCTGACCCTGGTCCCGTACCTGGGTACCAGCAACGAGTTCAAGACCAAACCCACCCAGCACAGTGTGGCGACCCTGCGCAGCGTCGGGATCAGCCCGGACATCGTGATGGTGCGCAGCAAGACCAAGCTGCCGCCCGAGATCACGCGGAAAATCGCTCTGTTTACCAGCGTGCGCGAGAACCGGGTGTTTTCCAGCTATGACGTCGGCCACGTCTACGAGGTGCCGCTGGCTCTGGAAGAACAGGGGCTCGGGAAGGTCGTGGAGGATCTGCTGGGCCTGGAGCGCACCATGCCCAACCTGGGCGTGTGGACCAACGCGGTCCGGACCATCAAGCAGCCCACCCGCGAGGTCACGATCGCCATTGCCGGGAAGTACACCGAAATGCCCGACGCCTACCTGTCGCTGATGGAATCGCTGACCCACGCAGGCATTGCCAACGACGCGCGCGTAAACATCCGCTGGGTGAACGCCGAGGAACTGACCGAGAGCGGTGAAGGCGGCCTGGCCACACAGCTGGGCAACGCCGACGGCATCCTGGTCCCGGGCGGCTTCGGCATCCGCGGCATCGAGGGCAAGATCAAGGCCGCCGAGTACGCCCGCACGCGCGGCGTGCCGTACCTGGGCATCTGCCTGGGGATGCAGATCGCGGTGATCGAGTACGCGCGCCACGTCGCCGGCCTGGAGGGAGCCAACAGCGCGGAGTTCGATGAATATGCGCCGCACAAGGTTATCGACCTGATGCCCGAGCAGCTGGAAGTGGGCGGGAAGGGCGGCACCATGCGCCTGGGCGACTGGCCCATGGATCTGCGCGGCGGCACCACCATCGCCGAACTGTACGGCGTGCCGCAGGGCGGAACCGTCAAGGAACGTCACCGTCACCGCTACGAGGTCAATCCTGCCTACACGGAGCAGCTGCAGGACGCCGGGCTGACCATCAGCGGCGTGACCCCCGGTGTGGCCGGACGCGGCGCCGGTCTGGTGGAAAGCGTGGAAATCGCCGGGCACCCCTTCTTTGTGGCGCTGCAGGCACACCCTGAGTTCAAGAGCCGCCCCATGCGCCCCAGCCCGCCCTTTGCCGGCTTCGTGAAAGCTGCGCTCAGAGGGCAGAGCTCGGACGAGCAGGGCACCGAGGCGACCACCGCCAGCGTCTGA
- a CDS encoding DNA-formamidopyrimidine glycosylase, with the protein MPELPEVETTRRKIEPLLKGRVIQRVEHDSPHRYRDTHLAEGRRVRGLSRRGKYLMLQLVAADAADEDPHDLELIVHLGMTGGFRLEGGKHTRVTLSTDGGTLHFDDSRRFGKMAVVRPGEYKTMPTLAGMGPEPLSEDFREQEFVKAAAQCGAVKPWLLSQKPVSGVGNIYADESLWMARIHPAQTRLKADEARRLYQAIREVMTAAVEAGGSTLSDGTYQQHDGVSGLFQFSHRAYAREGQPCERCGTSIEKIVLGQRGTHFCPQCQKLRAARI; encoded by the coding sequence ATGCCGGAACTGCCGGAAGTGGAAACCACCCGCCGCAAGATCGAGCCTCTTCTCAAGGGACGCGTGATTCAGCGGGTCGAGCATGACTCGCCGCACCGCTACCGCGATACCCACCTTGCCGAGGGCCGGCGTGTGCGGGGCCTGAGCCGGCGCGGCAAGTACCTGATGCTGCAGCTCGTGGCAGCCGACGCGGCCGATGAGGACCCGCACGACCTGGAGCTCATCGTGCACCTGGGCATGACCGGGGGCTTTCGTCTGGAGGGAGGCAAGCACACCCGGGTGACGCTGAGCACCGACGGAGGCACACTGCACTTCGACGACTCGCGCCGCTTCGGCAAGATGGCGGTGGTGCGTCCAGGCGAGTACAAGACGATGCCTACACTGGCTGGCATGGGCCCCGAGCCGCTGTCCGAGGACTTCCGGGAGCAGGAGTTCGTGAAGGCCGCGGCCCAGTGCGGCGCCGTCAAGCCCTGGCTGCTGTCCCAGAAGCCTGTCAGCGGAGTGGGCAACATCTACGCCGACGAAAGCCTGTGGATGGCCCGCATTCACCCGGCCCAGACGCGACTGAAGGCGGACGAGGCGCGGCGGCTGTACCAGGCCATCCGCGAGGTGATGACGGCAGCCGTCGAAGCCGGCGGCAGCACCCTGAGTGACGGAACCTACCAGCAGCACGACGGGGTCAGTGGCCTGTTCCAGTTCAGTCACCGTGCGTACGCCCGTGAAGGGCAGCCGTGCGAACGCTGCGGCACCTCCATCGAGAAGATCGTGCTGGGGCAGCGCGGGACCCATTTCTGTCCCCAGTGCCAGAAGCTCCGTGCAGCAAGAATCTGA
- a CDS encoding pyroglutamyl-peptidase I: MSTLLLTGFVPFHTHPVNPSAEAVQALNGEQAGALRVHSALLPVEPRSAMQTLSRLMDELQPSGVLLTGLAAGRPQVTLERVAVNVMDFSIPDNAGGQYQDTPVCTGEDAPAAYLSSLPLRRILAAWHDIGIPGHISNTAGLYVCNVVMYHALHQLHLRGRAEVPCGFLHVPANPQVALSVAGDRPPLPYLPQEEITRAVRTAAQTMAGQNEVCGSQTRKEAPAGLLV, from the coding sequence ATGTCCACATTGCTTCTGACCGGTTTCGTGCCGTTTCATACCCATCCTGTCAATCCCTCGGCAGAGGCCGTACAGGCGCTGAACGGCGAGCAGGCCGGTGCGCTGCGCGTCCACTCGGCGCTGCTGCCGGTCGAACCGCGCTCGGCCATGCAGACGCTGAGCCGACTGATGGATGAACTGCAGCCATCCGGAGTGCTGCTTACCGGGCTCGCAGCGGGCCGGCCGCAGGTCACGCTGGAGCGGGTGGCCGTGAACGTCATGGATTTCAGCATTCCCGACAACGCAGGAGGTCAGTACCAGGACACCCCGGTCTGCACCGGGGAGGACGCGCCGGCCGCTTACCTCAGCAGCCTGCCGTTAAGGCGCATCCTGGCGGCGTGGCACGACATCGGGATTCCCGGGCACATCAGCAACACCGCTGGCCTGTATGTCTGCAACGTCGTGATGTATCACGCGCTGCATCAGCTCCACCTCAGAGGACGTGCAGAGGTGCCCTGCGGCTTCCTGCATGTGCCGGCCAACCCGCAGGTCGCCCTGAGTGTCGCTGGGGACCGGCCACCTCTGCCCTATCTTCCTCAGGAAGAAATTACCCGCGCAGTGCGCACCGCGGCGCAGACCATGGCAGGCCAAAACGAGGTGTGCGGCAGTCAGACCCGGAAAGAGGCCCCTGCTGGCTTGCTTGTCTGA